In a genomic window of Halomonas denitrificans:
- a CDS encoding PhoH family protein: MTDSSRLYLLDTNVLMHDPTALFRFEEHDIYLPMVVLEELDAAKKGMTEVARNVRQVSRFIGQMMQGGPELDDGLPLAMPDGLNFRIGTGRLFFQTGGEDVDDAPSALRAKADNEILRAAMQLTQRHPDREVVLVSKDINLRIKAAIHGIPAEDYHNDRALDDLSLLYNGLSEHDNDFWDRHAIADSWSEGGNTFYRLQRVEDDDWHPNQCLRLTGDNGMEAMVRDVTDDHFVIQVSTDYTHGPHSVWGITARNPEQNFALNLLMDPEIDFVTLLGTAGTGKTLLTLAAGLAQTLDEPIYREIIMTRATVSVGEDIGYLPGTEEEKMSPWMGALTDNLEVLTESDEHGGDWGRAVTNDLMTSRVKIRSLNFMRGRTFLNRYLIIDEAQNITPKQMKTLVTRAGPGTKIVCLGNVEQIDTPYLTETTSGLTFAVDRFKNWPHAGHITLKRGERSRLADFASDAL; this comes from the coding sequence ATGACCGACTCCAGCAGGCTCTACCTGCTCGATACGAACGTGCTGATGCACGACCCGACCGCCCTGTTCCGCTTCGAGGAACACGACATCTACCTGCCGATGGTCGTACTCGAAGAACTCGACGCGGCCAAGAAGGGCATGACCGAGGTCGCGCGCAACGTCCGCCAGGTCAGCCGCTTCATCGGCCAGATGATGCAGGGTGGACCGGAGCTCGACGACGGCCTGCCGCTGGCCATGCCGGACGGCCTGAACTTCCGCATCGGTACCGGCCGGCTGTTCTTCCAGACCGGCGGCGAGGATGTCGACGACGCGCCGAGCGCGCTGCGCGCCAAGGCCGACAACGAGATCCTCCGCGCGGCGATGCAGCTGACCCAGCGTCATCCGGACCGCGAAGTCGTGCTGGTGTCCAAGGACATCAACCTGAGGATCAAGGCCGCCATCCACGGCATCCCCGCCGAGGACTATCACAACGACCGCGCACTGGACGACCTGAGCCTGCTCTACAACGGGCTGTCCGAGCACGACAACGATTTCTGGGACCGACACGCCATTGCCGACTCCTGGAGCGAAGGCGGCAACACCTTCTATCGGCTCCAGCGGGTCGAGGACGACGACTGGCACCCGAACCAGTGCCTGCGCCTGACCGGGGACAACGGCATGGAGGCCATGGTCCGCGACGTCACCGACGACCATTTCGTGATCCAGGTTTCGACCGACTACACCCACGGTCCGCACAGCGTCTGGGGCATCACTGCACGCAACCCCGAACAGAACTTCGCGTTGAACCTGCTGATGGACCCGGAGATCGACTTCGTCACCCTGCTCGGCACCGCCGGCACGGGCAAGACCCTCCTGACCCTCGCCGCGGGGCTGGCCCAGACCCTCGACGAGCCGATCTACCGCGAGATCATCATGACCCGCGCAACCGTGTCGGTGGGCGAGGACATCGGCTACCTGCCCGGCACCGAGGAAGAGAAGATGTCGCCGTGGATGGGTGCCCTGACCGACAACCTCGAGGTGCTGACCGAGTCCGACGAGCACGGCGGCGACTGGGGGCGCGCGGTCACCAACGACCTGATGACCTCGCGGGTCAAGATCCGCTCGCTGAACTTCATGCGCGGCCGGACCTTCCTGAACCGCTACCTGATCATCGACGAGGCCCAGAACATCACGCCGAAGCAGATGAAGACCCTGGTGACGCGCGCCGGGCCGGGAACCAAGATCGTCTGCCTCGGCAACGTCGAGCAGATCGACACGCCGTACCTGACCGAGACGACCTCGGGCCTGACCTTCGCCGTCGACCGCTTCAAGAACTGGCC
- a CDS encoding peroxiredoxin, producing MADIETPIETPRLPATGDSELALQDFRGQPLVVYFYPRDNTPGCTRESEAFRDLNDQFEKLGARIVGVSRDSVKSHENFRGNYDLPFPLIADTDEQLCRQFDVIKEKNMYGKKVMGIERSTFLIGADGDIVREWRKVKVPGHAEEVLDAVREL from the coding sequence ATGGCAGACATCGAAACTCCGATCGAAACGCCCCGACTCCCGGCCACCGGCGATTCCGAGCTGGCCCTGCAGGATTTCCGCGGTCAGCCGCTGGTGGTCTATTTCTATCCGCGAGACAACACGCCGGGATGCACGCGTGAGAGCGAGGCCTTCCGTGACCTCAACGACCAGTTCGAAAAGCTCGGCGCGCGGATCGTCGGCGTCTCGCGCGACAGCGTGAAGTCGCACGAGAACTTCCGTGGCAACTACGACCTGCCCTTCCCCCTGATCGCCGATACCGATGAGCAGCTGTGCAGGCAGTTCGATGTGATCAAGGAAAAGAACATGTACGGGAAGAAGGTGATGGGCATCGAGCGGAGCACCTTCCTGATCGGTGCCGACGGCGACATCGTCCGGGAGTGGCGCAAGGTGAAGGTTCCGGGGCACGCCGAGGAGGTCCTCGACGCGGTGCGCGAACTGTGA
- the dapA gene encoding 4-hydroxy-tetrahydrodipicolinate synthase — MTTLDDFGLTGSLVALVTPMDGSGSVDLDAWDSLLDWHVESGTRGIVVGGTTGESATLSAEERDALLDRALERVGDRCRVVAGTGAASTAVAVAQSARAAARGAHAVLVVTPYYNRPPQRGLAAHYRAVADACDAPVILYNVPGRTAVDLDPRTTIELCRHERIIGIKEAVADMQRVRRLADAGIGVLSGDDPTARDAIRNGARGVISVAANVAPARFAAMCEAALNGRDDEADAANAELAALYPFLGVEANPIPAKWLLGEMGRIGAGIRLPLVPLDRAHHQAGRALIDALAD; from the coding sequence ATGACCACCCTCGACGACTTTGGACTGACCGGCTCGCTGGTCGCGCTCGTGACCCCGATGGACGGCAGCGGATCCGTGGATCTCGACGCCTGGGATTCACTGCTCGACTGGCACGTCGAATCCGGCACGCGGGGGATCGTCGTCGGCGGGACCACCGGGGAATCGGCCACCCTGTCCGCGGAGGAGCGCGATGCGCTGCTCGACCGGGCCCTGGAGCGCGTCGGGGACCGTTGCCGGGTGGTCGCCGGGACCGGCGCGGCGTCGACGGCCGTTGCGGTGGCGCAGAGCGCCCGGGCCGCCGCACGAGGCGCCCACGCGGTGCTGGTCGTCACCCCGTACTACAACCGGCCGCCACAGCGCGGCCTGGCCGCCCACTACCGCGCCGTGGCGGACGCCTGCGACGCGCCGGTCATCCTTTACAATGTGCCGGGTCGGACCGCGGTCGATCTCGATCCGAGGACGACCATCGAGCTGTGCCGGCACGAACGGATCATCGGCATCAAGGAAGCCGTCGCCGACATGCAGCGGGTGCGCCGGTTGGCCGACGCCGGTATCGGCGTGCTCAGCGGCGACGACCCCACGGCGCGCGACGCCATCCGGAACGGCGCGCGAGGCGTGATCTCGGTGGCCGCGAACGTCGCGCCGGCGCGCTTCGCCGCGATGTGCGAGGCCGCGCTGAACGGCCGCGACGACGAGGCCGATGCGGCGAACGCGGAGCTGGCTGCGCTGTATCCGTTTCTCGGCGTGGAGGCCAACCCGATTCCCGCCAAGTGGCTGCTCGGCGAGATGGGCCGCATCGGCGCCGGCATCCGGCTCCCGCTGGTGCCGCTGGACCGCGCGCATCACCAGGCCGGTCGGGCGCTGATCGACGCACTGGCCGACTGA
- the bamC gene encoding outer membrane protein assembly factor BamC: MPDDLSEPEVRPIFEIPGYSLPELAAQGDESLPPQVLTSAEAERARSRILFGSNGLYLQVDDEPASVWRRLGFALNRGEMAVQDVLPDERRYRVAFEHDPIVVAKRGFFQKVVLFWSAPEFIDFSGTYQFEVQPESSRTTRVAIFDEAGNIVPMERAEFVLSRLQQRLG; the protein is encoded by the coding sequence GTGCCCGATGACCTGTCCGAGCCCGAAGTTCGCCCGATCTTCGAGATTCCCGGCTATTCCCTGCCGGAACTGGCCGCCCAGGGCGATGAATCGCTGCCGCCCCAGGTGCTGACCTCGGCCGAGGCCGAGCGCGCTCGCTCGCGCATCCTGTTCGGGTCCAACGGGCTGTACCTCCAGGTCGATGACGAGCCGGCCAGCGTCTGGCGACGCCTCGGTTTCGCGCTGAATCGCGGCGAGATGGCGGTTCAGGACGTGCTGCCCGACGAGCGTCGCTACCGCGTCGCGTTCGAGCACGATCCGATCGTGGTCGCCAAGCGCGGCTTCTTCCAGAAAGTGGTCCTGTTCTGGTCGGCGCCCGAATTCATCGACTTCTCCGGCACCTACCAGTTCGAAGTCCAGCCCGAATCCAGCCGCACGACCCGGGTCGCGATCTTCGACGAGGCGGGGAACATCGTGCCGATGGAGCGAGCGGAGTTCGTGCTCAGCCGCCTCCAGCAACGCCTGGGCTGA